One window from the genome of Candidatus Binatia bacterium encodes:
- a CDS encoding glycosyltransferase 87 family protein → MNHIGRLDWGLLAWVWGAAHLVYLGAAALALRAPGPGPGRRPARAIALILAVGLVPRLLLLPAAPSLSGDLYRYLWDGRLVANGWNPYPRPPSDPAFAPWHDEVYRHLNHAGVPTIYPPLAQWLFALAWKLGGTPLAWKAVLFALEAALVAGLLVLLRRRGHPPERLLLYYWNPLVVVECYGSGHVDLAAAAFLVAAVALLEAGRRARAGVAFGAAVLVKLVPLLLVPALARRRAWRTLATAFVMIALLYLPFRAAGARLWEGLSTYARHWEFNGPLYAAIRPLFANGDDPRLLLAASLVVALLVIAWRARTLSGALLASWVAFLILTPTVYPWYLVPAIALLPLHPDAGLLLFSGTVALTYLPLPLYRATGVWQVPGWILWAEYGSLAAVWAAAGLRRDRRGQPRRAAWRTETPPT, encoded by the coding sequence GTGAACCACATCGGACGGCTCGACTGGGGACTTCTGGCCTGGGTCTGGGGCGCGGCGCACCTCGTCTACCTCGGCGCGGCCGCGCTCGCACTCCGGGCGCCGGGGCCAGGGCCGGGCCGCCGTCCCGCGCGCGCGATCGCGCTCATCCTGGCGGTGGGACTGGTGCCCCGCCTGCTCCTGCTTCCGGCCGCGCCCTCCCTCTCCGGGGATCTCTATCGCTACCTCTGGGACGGCCGGCTGGTGGCGAACGGCTGGAATCCCTATCCCCGGCCCCCCTCCGACCCCGCGTTCGCGCCGTGGCACGACGAGGTCTACCGGCACCTGAACCATGCCGGCGTGCCCACCATCTATCCTCCCCTGGCCCAGTGGCTCTTCGCCCTCGCGTGGAAGCTGGGCGGAACGCCGCTCGCCTGGAAAGCGGTGCTCTTCGCGCTGGAGGCGGCGCTCGTGGCGGGTCTCCTGGTCCTGCTGCGCCGCCGCGGACACCCCCCGGAGCGCCTCCTACTCTACTACTGGAATCCGCTGGTCGTGGTCGAATGCTACGGCTCGGGGCACGTGGACCTGGCCGCGGCGGCGTTCCTGGTCGCGGCCGTGGCGCTCCTGGAAGCGGGGCGCCGCGCGAGGGCGGGAGTCGCGTTCGGCGCGGCGGTGCTCGTGAAGCTGGTCCCGCTGCTCTTGGTCCCGGCCCTCGCGCGGCGCCGCGCCTGGAGGACGCTCGCGACGGCGTTCGTGATGATCGCGCTCCTCTACCTGCCGTTCCGCGCGGCCGGGGCGCGCCTGTGGGAGGGCCTCTCGACCTATGCCCGCCACTGGGAATTCAACGGCCCCCTCTACGCGGCGATCCGGCCGCTCTTCGCGAACGGGGACGACCCGCGCCTCCTGCTCGCCGCGTCGCTCGTCGTGGCCCTCCTCGTCATCGCGTGGCGCGCGCGGACGCTGAGCGGCGCCCTGCTCGCCTCCTGGGTGGCGTTCCTGATCCTCACCCCGACGGTCTATCCGTGGTACCTGGTCCCCGCGATCGCGCTCCTGCCGCTCCATCCCGACGCGGGACTCCTGCTCTTCTCGGGCACGGTGGCGCTCACGTATCTCCCCCTGCCGCTCTATCGGGCGACGGGCGTGTGGCAGGTTCCGGGGTGGATTCTCTGGGCCGAGTACGGATCGCTGGCGGCCGTGTGGGCCGCGGCGGGGCTCCGCCGCGATCGCCGCGGTCAGCCGCGGCGCGCGGCGTGGAGGACGGAGACGCCCCCCACGTAG
- a CDS encoding glycosyltransferase translates to MNSFLAALSTPVRESLLALHLVVWSLLAAYGIHRLHLLRLFRRRRAPMPRPEPPAEWPRVTIQLPVYNERYVAERLLDAAAAMDYPRERLEIQVLDDSTDATSGLVAARVAALRAGGVDAVHLRRAARDGFKAGALQNGLRHAKGELLAIFDADFVPPPSFLRDLVPYLNELDVGMAQARWRHLNQDYSMLAQAQAISLDGHFVVEHSARMDARRFFNFNGTAGILRRRCIEDAGGWQWDTLTEDLDLSYRAQLRGWRFVFAPDVGCPGELPVEMNAFKAQQYRWVRGSIQVARKVLPDVWRAPLPFAVKLEATFHLTINVAYVLLLLVAAIAYPVVIARIEEKSLLFTVVDAALFLTASIPALIYFAAAQRETRGDWKRQLRFVPFVLSLGLGLAVNNTRAVLSGLRNASAEFHRTPKFRIERRTDGWRGKRYRSPLSLWAAAEIALGLYFGWAMLSLARAGMLAPLPFLVLYLVGFLYVGGVSVLHAARRG, encoded by the coding sequence ATGAATTCGTTCCTCGCCGCGCTGTCCACCCCGGTCCGGGAGTCGCTGCTCGCGCTCCACCTGGTCGTCTGGAGCCTGCTCGCGGCCTACGGGATCCACCGTCTTCATCTCCTGCGCCTCTTCCGGAGGCGCAGGGCGCCCATGCCGCGCCCCGAGCCTCCGGCGGAGTGGCCGCGCGTCACCATCCAGCTCCCCGTCTACAACGAGCGCTACGTCGCCGAGCGCCTGCTCGACGCCGCCGCGGCCATGGACTATCCGCGCGAACGCCTCGAGATCCAGGTGCTCGACGACTCGACCGACGCCACCAGCGGGCTCGTGGCCGCGCGGGTCGCCGCGCTGCGCGCCGGGGGGGTGGACGCGGTGCATCTCCGCCGCGCCGCGCGCGACGGGTTCAAGGCGGGCGCGCTCCAGAACGGGCTGCGCCACGCCAAGGGTGAGCTGCTCGCGATCTTCGACGCCGATTTCGTGCCTCCCCCCTCGTTCCTGCGCGACCTGGTGCCTTACCTGAACGAGCTGGACGTCGGCATGGCGCAGGCGCGCTGGCGCCACCTGAACCAGGACTACTCGATGTTGGCCCAGGCGCAGGCGATCTCGCTGGACGGCCATTTCGTGGTCGAGCATTCGGCGCGCATGGACGCGCGGCGCTTCTTCAACTTCAACGGAACCGCGGGAATCCTGCGCCGCCGCTGCATCGAGGACGCCGGGGGATGGCAGTGGGACACCCTCACCGAGGATCTCGATCTCTCCTACCGGGCCCAGCTCCGCGGCTGGCGCTTCGTCTTCGCGCCGGACGTGGGCTGCCCCGGAGAGCTGCCGGTCGAGATGAACGCGTTCAAGGCGCAGCAGTACCGCTGGGTGCGCGGGTCGATCCAGGTGGCGCGGAAGGTGCTGCCGGACGTCTGGCGCGCCCCGCTTCCGTTCGCGGTGAAGCTCGAGGCCACCTTCCACCTCACCATCAACGTGGCCTACGTGCTGCTGCTCCTGGTCGCGGCGATCGCCTATCCCGTCGTGATCGCGCGGATCGAGGAAAAGAGCCTTCTCTTCACCGTGGTGGACGCGGCACTCTTCCTCACGGCCTCCATTCCGGCGCTCATCTACTTCGCCGCGGCGCAGCGGGAGACGCGCGGCGACTGGAAGCGGCAGCTCCGCTTCGTTCCCTTCGTTCTCTCCCTGGGGCTGGGGCTCGCGGTGAACAACACCCGGGCCGTGCTGAGCGGGCTTCGGAACGCCTCGGCCGAGTTCCATCGCACGCCGAAGTTCCGGATCGAGCGGCGGACCGACGGCTGGCGCGGGAAGCGCTACCGCTCGCCGCTCTCCCTCTGGGCCGCGGCGGAGATCGCGCTGGGGCTCTATTTCGGCTGGGCGATGCTCTCCCTGGCGCGCGCGGGAATGCTCGCGCCCCTTCCGTTCCTCGTCCTCTACCTGGTCGGCTTCCTCTACGTGGGGGGCGTCTCCGTCCTCCACGCCGCGCGCCGCGGCTGA